A region from the Cetobacterium somerae ATCC BAA-474 genome encodes:
- a CDS encoding VirB3 family type IV secretion system protein: MKKNRVPVCQGLIKPQTIMGISREAFILNITLGGVFLLALKQPILLVINFIIHFILRGVCKKDPLLIKIFFKRYSKQKDYLNEG, from the coding sequence ATGAAAAAAAATAGAGTACCTGTTTGCCAAGGACTTATTAAACCTCAAACAATTATGGGAATTTCAAGAGAGGCTTTTATACTAAATATAACCTTAGGAGGTGTATTTTTACTAGCTTTAAAGCAACCGATACTACTGGTTATCAATTTTATTATTCACTTTATTTTAAGAGGAGTTTGTAAAAAAGATCCTCTGCTTATAAAGATTTTTTTTAAGAGATATAGCAAACAAAAAGACTATTTAAACGAGGGCTAA
- a CDS encoding S26 family signal peptidase, with translation MRRKIGIIATSLLLYLFVKELSSRYFVLNLSPSMEKGIYLLKEIDELKKGDVVVLNIPLNIKETLYSRGYLPKNIKTLLKEVVAVEGDCVEVVHNKIYINGEIKGDIAEVDPKGRELISFVKNGVLKSDEVFLLGRGKNSFDSRYFGAVEKSEILKKTILIKEF, from the coding sequence ATGAGAAGAAAAATAGGCATTATAGCAACCTCTTTACTGCTTTATCTCTTTGTAAAAGAGCTAAGTAGTAGATACTTTGTTTTAAATCTATCTCCTAGTATGGAAAAAGGTATCTATCTATTAAAGGAGATTGATGAGTTAAAAAAAGGGGACGTTGTAGTTTTAAACATCCCCTTAAATATTAAAGAAACTCTTTATTCTAGAGGGTATCTGCCTAAAAATATAAAGACACTTTTAAAAGAGGTGGTAGCAGTAGAAGGGGACTGTGTGGAGGTAGTTCACAATAAAATCTATATAAATGGTGAGATTAAAGGAGATATTGCTGAGGTGGATCCAAAAGGCAGAGAGTTAATTAGCTTTGTAAAAAATGGAGTTTTAAAAAGTGATGAGGTTTTTCTTCTAGGAAGAGGGAAAAATAGCTTTGATAGCAGATATTTTGGAGCTGTGGAAAAAAGTGAAATATTAAAAAAAACTATTTTAATAAAGGAGTTTTAA
- a CDS encoding type IV secretion system protein encodes MLFNEDDGMGIFITLMKKILLYGFFIWLITKYGYIIKTILDGFIQLGNLASIGVASKSLETSPGVVFSLVMSKITPIFLTVSAGALAMDLALIESLPITLFLLGSSLGIVAGLIALEIVIIFIKFYLTTALAFVLMPFGVFSKTREVATKGLHSLLSQGVEIMVAVIIINFFNRYIENFLMLDSIDDKNPIGLINNLVIVIFFFLLITRIPIIVSTLLTGSISNLSLTDSGIRNASGNLNRGNIGKAGSEIKNMGEKVYSAYKKATGG; translated from the coding sequence ATGCTTTTTAACGAGGACGATGGAATGGGAATATTTATAACTCTTATGAAAAAAATTCTTCTCTATGGGTTTTTCATATGGCTAATAACAAAGTATGGATATATTATAAAAACTATTTTAGATGGCTTTATACAACTTGGGAATTTGGCTTCTATTGGGGTGGCTTCAAAATCCCTTGAAACCTCTCCAGGAGTTGTATTTTCACTGGTTATGTCAAAGATAACACCAATATTTCTAACTGTTTCAGCTGGAGCTTTAGCTATGGATTTAGCTTTAATTGAAAGTTTGCCAATAACTCTTTTTCTACTTGGAAGTAGTCTTGGAATTGTGGCGGGACTTATAGCTCTAGAGATAGTTATTATCTTTATAAAGTTTTATCTTACAACAGCACTGGCCTTTGTACTTATGCCCTTTGGAGTTTTCTCTAAAACTAGAGAGGTGGCTACAAAGGGACTTCACTCTCTTCTTTCCCAAGGAGTAGAGATTATGGTGGCTGTTATAATTATAAACTTTTTTAATAGGTATATTGAAAACTTTTTAATGTTAGATTCTATAGATGATAAAAATCCTATTGGACTTATAAATAACTTGGTGATAGTTATATTTTTCTTTTTACTAATAACAAGAATTCCAATTATAGTTTCAACACTTTTAACTGGATCAATAAGCAATTTATCTCTTACTGATTCTGGAATAAGAAATGCTTCTGGTAACTTAAATCGTGGGAATATTGGAAAAGCTGGTTCTGAGATAAAAAATATGGGTGAAAAGGTTTATTCTGCATATAAGAAAGCTACTGGTGGTTAG
- the trbB gene encoding P-type conjugative transfer ATPase TrbB: protein MEQKKEYNRRILNILGFSFGKEILEFLQDDNVIEVMLNPDGKLWIDTLSDGQRDTEIFVDADTAMRIINTVATHVKTIVDERNSGLSAELPETGFRFEGRVPPTVKNPSFTIRKMSTLVFSLRDYVNMGCLKESQLGIIEKAILDRKNILVVGGTSSGKTTFVNACIGSIKKDERLLILEDTRELQSLCPNTVFFKTSDYTSMTDLLKSTMRYRPDRIIVGEIRGKEALDLLTAWNSGHPGGISTIHSDSAIGGLRQLEQYIERVSVNKQQELIGKTVDIIVVLKRERGLRKVTSITELVEFNKGYILKEF, encoded by the coding sequence ATGGAGCAGAAAAAGGAGTATAATAGACGAATTTTAAATATTTTGGGATTTTCTTTTGGGAAGGAGATTTTAGAGTTTCTTCAAGATGACAATGTAATTGAGGTGATGCTAAATCCTGATGGAAAACTTTGGATAGATACTTTAAGTGATGGTCAAAGAGATACCGAGATTTTTGTAGATGCAGATACAGCTATGAGAATTATAAACACTGTGGCAACTCATGTAAAAACCATAGTGGATGAAAGAAATAGTGGGCTAAGTGCAGAGCTTCCAGAAACAGGATTTAGATTTGAAGGACGAGTTCCACCAACTGTGAAAAACCCCAGTTTTACAATAAGAAAGATGTCGACTCTTGTGTTTTCTCTAAGAGATTATGTGAATATGGGATGTTTAAAAGAGAGCCAGCTAGGTATTATAGAAAAAGCTATTCTTGATAGAAAAAATATACTTGTAGTTGGAGGAACAAGTAGCGGGAAAACAACTTTTGTCAACGCTTGCATAGGTAGCATAAAAAAAGATGAAAGGTTGCTTATTTTAGAGGACACAAGAGAGCTACAAAGTCTTTGCCCAAATACAGTTTTCTTTAAAACTTCTGATTATACATCCATGACAGACCTTTTAAAATCAACTATGAGATATAGGCCAGATAGAATTATAGTTGGAGAGATTAGAGGAAAAGAAGCCCTAGATTTACTAACAGCTTGGAACTCTGGACACCCTGGAGGTATTTCAACTATTCATAGTGATTCAGCTATTGGTGGCTTAAGACAACTTGAGCAGTATATTGAAAGGGTATCTGTAAATAAACAGCAGGAGTTAATTGGAAAAACTGTTGATATTATTGTGGTTTTAAAAAGAGAGCGTGGCTTAAGAAAGGTAACATCTATAACTGAGCTAGTGGAGTTTAATAAGGGATATATTTTAAAAGAGTTCTAG
- a CDS encoding JAB domain-containing protein, producing MSILKEFGSQNELELKENLKYNSKESENLVSIIDYMGRVTKPERIMLKSFNDVANICEYFRDPDINIKYGDMALLSLNANNEVESFKKLESNVLESDYEEIENKVLRAALSERFAKGGVLLVNSDNFEYAGYFRDTLDDMGYNLVDSVGIDKEDKVVSFLNEGHERPLEYKGVHKIVLEGLEKTKDRNYSENEKNLVNIFKAHGYKVKNYEDIVREIKNEKNSELKVLKDTIDDFLAKKVERMRYSGDLKELTHYVRAELGEKDYEVFKVLCLDKQNNIIKNSNLFYGTIDRSVVYPREILKLALDSEAHSVMFIHNHPSGNLTPSKKDISLTQEMGDMLERVGCRLVDSVVISREGYTSMREDNLATFSKLTEKPNPVSIELEKEPLIETPRVERNEIKEKELAFKRDTELSPVEEKFIKRFLERCEKGVNPVKNEVLGQLFNPVTGNEYKGLDALVLLEKSSEKGYMDSRWLTLNEADRLGYSIKKGEKATTLEKTILRDKDGEVLTKNRYENLSVEEKVAFFKESVQRDKIRIHLFNGEQIENFPKLEKTTERDVDKLLKNIPCKIEERAGDLSYYDRAHDTIVISQNLRGKDREVELLKQFINSTSHPNRLDREYNILSKNHYKEEFISSVALALLKNHLGFENSEKDSYVFKRVGKEFMDKPQELYEILKSSEKVALGVLNSGRLERDDFKDLKVKLNFSEVDFKVKDGTTLEGVEGYRLLSKILLKDKEIERNLEERRNVDFEIECKSFKSGRVRVELGTLEFGGQEEVAKGLEYKFKSIVKEIETNADRYISPFINHKNIESEKSEVLRLNRSFNRRAMNFCEKIMTDEKERSLDLDKSIKMEKLNPWKKFQEERRERGQSLGRER from the coding sequence ATGAGCATACTAAAGGAGTTTGGAAGCCAGAATGAGTTAGAATTAAAAGAAAATCTTAAATATAACTCAAAAGAGAGTGAAAATTTAGTATCTATAATTGATTATATGGGAAGAGTGACAAAACCAGAAAGGATTATGCTAAAAAGCTTCAATGATGTAGCTAATATTTGTGAGTACTTTAGAGACCCAGATATCAATATAAAATATGGAGATATGGCGCTGCTATCTTTAAATGCTAATAATGAAGTGGAAAGTTTTAAAAAATTAGAAAGTAATGTTTTAGAAAGTGATTATGAAGAGATAGAAAATAAAGTTTTAAGAGCAGCTTTAAGTGAGAGATTTGCTAAAGGTGGAGTGCTTTTAGTAAATAGTGATAACTTTGAGTATGCAGGGTACTTTAGAGATACTTTAGATGATATGGGATATAATCTCGTTGACAGTGTGGGCATAGATAAAGAGGATAAAGTGGTATCTTTTCTTAACGAAGGTCATGAGAGACCCTTAGAATATAAAGGAGTTCACAAGATAGTATTAGAGGGGTTAGAAAAAACTAAAGATAGAAATTACAGTGAAAATGAGAAAAACCTAGTGAATATATTTAAAGCTCATGGGTATAAAGTTAAAAATTATGAGGATATTGTAAGAGAGATAAAAAATGAAAAAAACTCAGAACTGAAGGTTTTAAAGGATACAATTGATGATTTTTTAGCAAAAAAGGTTGAAAGAATGAGATATAGTGGCGACTTAAAAGAGCTTACACACTATGTAAGAGCAGAGCTTGGAGAGAAAGATTACGAAGTTTTTAAAGTTCTTTGTTTGGACAAACAAAATAACATTATTAAAAATAGTAATCTTTTTTATGGAACAATAGATCGGAGTGTAGTTTATCCTAGAGAGATACTAAAACTAGCGCTAGATAGTGAAGCTCACTCTGTAATGTTTATCCATAACCATCCTTCAGGAAATTTAACTCCTTCTAAAAAAGATATTAGTTTAACTCAAGAGATGGGAGATATGTTAGAAAGAGTTGGATGTAGATTAGTTGATAGTGTAGTTATTTCAAGAGAGGGATATACCTCAATGAGAGAGGACAATCTAGCTACCTTTAGTAAACTTACAGAAAAACCAAATCCTGTTTCAATTGAACTTGAAAAAGAGCCTCTAATAGAAACACCTAGAGTTGAAAGAAATGAGATAAAGGAAAAAGAGCTAGCATTTAAAAGAGATACTGAACTTTCTCCTGTGGAGGAAAAATTTATTAAAAGGTTTTTAGAAAGGTGTGAAAAAGGAGTAAATCCAGTAAAAAACGAGGTACTGGGGCAACTATTTAATCCTGTAACAGGAAACGAATATAAGGGGTTAGATGCACTAGTTCTTTTAGAAAAAAGTAGCGAAAAAGGATATATGGATTCAAGGTGGCTGACACTAAATGAAGCTGATAGACTGGGCTACAGTATTAAAAAAGGTGAGAAAGCTACAACTTTGGAAAAAACTATTTTAAGGGATAAGGATGGAGAGGTTCTAACAAAAAATCGATATGAAAACCTATCTGTGGAGGAGAAGGTGGCGTTTTTTAAAGAGAGTGTTCAAAGGGATAAAATTCGAATCCACCTATTTAATGGTGAACAGATAGAAAACTTTCCAAAGTTAGAGAAAACTACTGAAAGGGATGTGGATAAACTACTAAAAAATATTCCTTGTAAAATTGAGGAAAGAGCTGGAGATTTAAGCTATTACGATAGAGCACATGACACAATTGTAATATCTCAAAATTTAAGAGGAAAAGATAGAGAGGTTGAACTTTTAAAACAGTTTATAAATAGCACTTCACACCCAAATAGACTGGATAGAGAGTATAATATTTTATCTAAAAACCACTATAAAGAGGAGTTTATAAGTAGTGTTGCTCTGGCTCTTTTAAAAAATCATTTGGGATTTGAAAACAGTGAGAAAGATAGCTATGTATTTAAAAGAGTTGGAAAAGAGTTTATGGATAAACCGCAGGAACTATACGAGATTTTAAAAAGCAGCGAAAAGGTGGCTCTAGGAGTTTTAAATAGTGGTAGGTTGGAAAGAGATGACTTTAAAGATTTAAAGGTAAAACTAAACTTTTCTGAAGTGGATTTTAAAGTTAAAGATGGGACTACTTTAGAGGGAGTTGAAGGGTATAGACTACTTTCAAAGATACTTTTAAAGGATAAAGAGATAGAAAGAAATTTAGAAGAGAGAAGAAATGTGGATTTTGAAATAGAGTGTAAAAGCTTTAAAAGTGGAAGAGTTCGTGTGGAGTTGGGAACTTTAGAGTTTGGAGGGCAGGAAGAGGTAGCCAAAGGTCTAGAGTATAAGTTTAAAAGTATAGTTAAAGAGATAGAAACTAATGCAGATAGATATATTTCACCTTTTATTAATCATAAAAATATAGAGAGTGAAAAAAGTGAGGTGTTAAGATTAAATAGAAGCTTTAATAGGCGAGCTATGAACTTTTGTGAAAAAATTATGACAGATGAAAAAGAGAGAAGTTTAGATTTAGATAAAAGTATAAAGATGGAAAAGTTAAATCCTTGGAAAAAGTTTCAAGAGGAGAGAAGAGAGCGTGGACAAAGTTTAGGTAGGGAGAGATGA
- a CDS encoding type IA DNA topoisomerase: MDLIIAEKKGVAEAIAEALGGFEKSAGYFESEGSILTWASGHLLELKEPQEIDEKFKTWKILDLPIKIDETWKRRPKFYNVGSGLSKEEKERLENSQKVIDRQLGLIERFLKNKEIKKVIHAGDPDSEGQLLIDELIEYFSCKKPVMRVLINDNNANKVREAFKKMEPNEKYVPLGKAAYARSLADMYLGVNASRFFTLKANMNEGRIVVGRVKSPVLGLVVNRYLEIKNHVKSCYYILEKSVEVVKKSNTQEKEEYIRAIERYEKEFLDESRKKVALENLANEFTRLNERVRLKLSLVPPKEILSDGKVIDKVLLEELDKEINGVQRLIVSKEIVKKEPPLPFNLIELQQYCNKKWSYESDRVMRVTQDLRDKYKAITYNRSDCQYLSLEHFKEAPEVIERVFKNLDIKVENMDYTKVSKCFNDELVTAHHGIIPTNTTIDLKRLTEEERNIYEIVCKYYIVQFLGAMIMEKTLGEVRVVESLILKGTSSKTLDYGYREFLDERDSEEEKEESSSLSSLYSGEYECEIIGGKILEKETEPKKQYNEASLLKDMTSISKYVKDIRLKEALKDKDKGKKGESGGIGTPATRSTVIKDLFRDRYVELKGKEIVPTELGLKVYEYIADEVKTANVTAEWWLIQREIEEGASVSKLVRKVEKDFLDIMSKSYEKVEHGERVKETIGVCPKCQGDITESKKAYNCSCGFIFWKNEAISLKRFQELIKGKTISVKGLKSKAGKSYNAKIKLKANYEGFEIVEFLKL, encoded by the coding sequence ATGGATTTAATAATAGCTGAAAAAAAAGGGGTAGCTGAAGCTATAGCAGAGGCTTTAGGTGGCTTTGAAAAAAGTGCTGGATATTTTGAAAGTGAAGGTTCTATTTTAACTTGGGCAAGTGGACACCTTCTTGAACTTAAAGAACCTCAAGAGATAGATGAAAAGTTTAAAACTTGGAAAATACTAGATTTACCCATAAAAATTGATGAAACTTGGAAGCGTAGACCAAAGTTTTATAACGTAGGAAGTGGGTTATCAAAGGAGGAGAAAGAGCGATTAGAAAATAGTCAAAAAGTTATAGATAGACAACTGGGGTTAATTGAAAGATTTTTAAAAAATAAGGAGATTAAAAAAGTGATTCATGCAGGAGATCCTGATTCTGAGGGGCAACTGCTAATTGATGAACTAATAGAGTATTTCAGCTGTAAAAAACCAGTTATGAGGGTACTAATAAATGATAATAACGCTAATAAAGTGAGAGAGGCTTTTAAAAAGATGGAACCTAATGAAAAATATGTACCCCTTGGAAAAGCTGCTTATGCTAGGAGTTTAGCTGATATGTACCTTGGGGTTAATGCTAGTAGATTTTTTACACTAAAAGCCAATATGAATGAGGGAAGAATTGTTGTGGGAAGAGTAAAATCCCCTGTTCTTGGACTAGTTGTAAATAGGTATCTAGAGATTAAAAATCATGTAAAATCTTGCTACTACATCTTAGAAAAAAGCGTAGAGGTTGTAAAAAAATCAAATACTCAAGAGAAAGAGGAGTATATAAGGGCCATTGAGAGATATGAAAAAGAGTTTTTAGATGAAAGTCGAAAAAAGGTAGCTTTGGAAAATTTAGCTAATGAGTTTACTAGATTAAATGAAAGAGTAAGGTTAAAGTTAAGTCTTGTACCACCTAAGGAGATTTTGTCAGATGGAAAAGTTATTGATAAAGTTCTACTAGAGGAGTTAGATAAAGAGATAAATGGAGTTCAAAGATTGATAGTATCTAAAGAGATAGTTAAAAAAGAACCTCCTCTACCATTTAATCTAATAGAGTTGCAACAGTATTGTAATAAAAAGTGGAGCTATGAAAGTGATAGAGTTATGAGAGTAACTCAAGATTTAAGAGATAAATATAAAGCTATAACTTATAATCGTTCTGATTGCCAGTACCTATCTTTAGAACATTTTAAAGAGGCACCAGAAGTTATAGAAAGAGTTTTTAAAAATCTGGATATTAAAGTGGAGAATATGGATTATACAAAAGTTTCAAAGTGTTTTAATGATGAGTTGGTAACTGCACATCATGGAATAATACCTACAAATACAACTATAGATTTAAAAAGACTAACTGAAGAGGAAAGAAATATCTATGAGATTGTCTGTAAGTACTATATAGTTCAGTTTTTAGGAGCTATGATTATGGAAAAAACTTTAGGAGAGGTAAGAGTAGTAGAGAGTTTAATACTTAAAGGAACATCTAGTAAAACACTGGACTATGGATATAGGGAGTTTTTAGATGAGAGAGACTCTGAAGAGGAAAAAGAGGAGAGTAGCTCTTTAAGCTCCTTATATAGCGGAGAATACGAGTGTGAAATTATAGGTGGCAAAATACTAGAAAAGGAAACAGAACCTAAAAAACAGTATAATGAGGCCTCTCTATTAAAGGATATGACATCTATATCAAAATATGTAAAAGATATTAGATTAAAAGAGGCTCTAAAGGATAAGGATAAAGGAAAAAAAGGGGAGAGTGGTGGCATAGGAACTCCTGCTACTCGTTCCACTGTTATAAAGGATCTTTTTAGAGATAGGTATGTGGAGTTAAAGGGAAAAGAGATAGTTCCAACAGAGCTTGGGTTAAAGGTTTATGAGTATATAGCTGATGAGGTTAAAACTGCCAATGTAACAGCTGAGTGGTGGTTGATACAAAGGGAGATAGAGGAGGGCGCAAGTGTATCTAAACTAGTTCGAAAGGTTGAAAAGGACTTTTTAGACATTATGTCAAAGAGTTATGAAAAGGTAGAGCACGGAGAAAGAGTTAAAGAGACTATCGGAGTTTGTCCTAAGTGTCAGGGAGATATAACAGAGTCTAAAAAAGCTTATAACTGCTCTTGTGGGTTTATATTTTGGAAAAATGAGGCTATATCTTTAAAGAGGTTTCAAGAGCTTATAAAAGGAAAAACTATTAGTGTGAAAGGGTTAAAGAGTAAGGCTGGAAAAAGTTATAACGCAAAGATAAAACTGAAAGCTAATTATGAGGGATTTGAGATAGTGGAGTTTTTGAAGTTATAA
- a CDS encoding type IV secretory system conjugative DNA transfer family protein: protein MKKLDKKIKKYFVVTGVIFIMVTISLGVATQNLAKALNYHTALGKPLYERLYNPYSILRWKVLYKNPYLKRYVDISTTLGASLLFAFTAGIFIYLLKKQELDSHGSARWIKESELSEMGILCKKGEYRDGVILGRTKNGKTVIENDKTHISVIAPTRSGKGVGIIIPTLLNWQGSSLVLDLKGENWALTSGYRKNRLKHKLLKFAPYSESSISYNPLGGVRLGTSWEFKDVQIIADILTDPGVGKKRDHWETSASTFLVGMILHVLYEKDKEGKVAAFGDLVDYLTSTEAPLFDRLRDLIAHEHIKESGFFKNIYEESQIEGIPPRTHPIVARTAAEIINKDEKEAASIISSALATLTLFKDPIIRKNTRKVDFKVIDLMNFTTPVDLYVVVEAEAIDTLSPLVRLLLTQIIGTLCPELKDVNSSPHKHRMMLMLDEFPAFGKVPLLEKALAYIAGYGMKAVIIAQALNQLKNVYGDKNTILDNCMVSVYYTPTPSDKETPQLISDILGEKTIKVKNQSSKKMGVGLDGNISENTIGRKLLTPEEVRNKLSDKRNIIAFGGKYPLMGYKIRYYLEKYFLDKTKEKVEKIEGLYDCMKE, encoded by the coding sequence ATGAAAAAACTGGATAAGAAAATAAAAAAATATTTTGTGGTAACAGGAGTTATTTTTATTATGGTAACTATCTCTTTGGGAGTTGCCACACAAAATTTGGCTAAAGCTTTAAACTATCATACAGCCCTTGGAAAACCTCTATATGAAAGACTTTATAATCCATATTCAATACTGCGATGGAAAGTATTATATAAAAATCCATATTTAAAAAGATATGTGGATATAAGTACAACTTTAGGAGCAAGTTTACTTTTTGCTTTTACTGCGGGGATATTTATTTATCTTTTGAAAAAACAGGAGCTAGATTCTCATGGCTCAGCTCGTTGGATAAAAGAGAGTGAACTTTCAGAGATGGGTATTCTTTGTAAAAAAGGTGAGTATAGGGATGGAGTTATTTTAGGAAGAACTAAAAATGGAAAAACAGTTATTGAAAACGATAAAACCCATATATCTGTAATAGCTCCTACCCGTTCTGGAAAAGGTGTAGGAATAATTATACCAACACTTCTAAACTGGCAAGGTAGCTCTTTAGTACTGGATTTAAAAGGTGAAAACTGGGCTTTAACATCAGGATATAGAAAAAATAGATTAAAACATAAACTACTAAAATTTGCACCTTATTCAGAGAGTTCTATTTCATATAACCCTTTAGGTGGAGTAAGACTTGGTACTTCTTGGGAGTTTAAAGATGTTCAAATTATTGCAGATATTCTAACAGATCCTGGAGTTGGTAAAAAAAGGGACCACTGGGAAACTTCAGCAAGTACCTTTTTAGTTGGAATGATACTTCATGTACTCTATGAAAAAGATAAAGAGGGGAAAGTAGCAGCATTTGGAGATTTAGTAGATTATCTAACATCAACAGAGGCTCCACTTTTTGATAGGCTTAGAGATTTAATTGCTCATGAGCATATAAAGGAATCTGGATTTTTTAAAAATATCTATGAAGAGTCTCAAATAGAGGGTATCCCACCGAGGACTCATCCAATTGTAGCTAGAACTGCAGCAGAGATTATAAATAAGGATGAAAAAGAGGCAGCAAGTATTATATCTTCTGCCCTTGCTACTTTGACACTATTTAAGGATCCCATTATTAGAAAAAATACTAGAAAAGTTGATTTTAAAGTTATAGATTTAATGAATTTTACTACACCTGTGGATTTATACGTAGTTGTTGAAGCTGAAGCTATAGACACACTATCCCCTCTTGTTAGACTTTTATTAACTCAGATTATTGGAACTCTTTGCCCAGAACTAAAAGATGTAAATAGCTCTCCTCATAAACATAGAATGATGCTTATGCTAGATGAGTTTCCAGCTTTTGGGAAAGTTCCACTTTTAGAAAAAGCATTAGCTTATATAGCTGGATATGGAATGAAAGCTGTTATCATAGCTCAAGCTTTAAATCAACTAAAAAATGTATATGGGGATAAAAATACTATTTTAGATAACTGTATGGTGTCTGTTTATTACACTCCCACTCCTTCTGATAAAGAAACCCCACAACTAATATCAGATATTTTAGGGGAAAAAACAATTAAAGTAAAAAATCAATCATCTAAAAAAATGGGAGTTGGACTTGATGGAAATATCTCTGAAAATACTATAGGAAGAAAACTTTTAACTCCTGAAGAGGTAAGAAATAAACTTAGCGACAAAAGAAATATTATAGCTTTTGGTGGAAAATACCCGCTTATGGGCTATAAGATTAGATATTATTTGGAGAAGTACTTTTTAGATAAAACCAAGGAGAAAGTTGAAAAAATAGAGGGACTATATGACTGTATGAAGGAGTAG
- a CDS encoding TrbI/VirB10 family protein — translation MEEKEKEIDKVEKPEPQEKIKKEVAIGAAILLVVAITYGFYEALKKPKKKVAKAEAKESIESDSVRKDGVEDLNLLLGYDGVEIKRLKIESEKIETKPEVGGSENQNIIPPPAKTIPNPYEEQKERYYERLVQDEIAARKANIGFQDENRNEQDMNISLEGGKNSSNGQISNDQQEKKAFLNSEPGRKNYNPYEEMSSFSPYEIKAGSILPGIMISGINSDLPGTIMGNIREDVYDTVSGNYLLIPKGTRVVGTYDSAITFGQSRILIVWQRLIFPNGNSLNLENFPGVDLSGYAGVTGKVNNHTFKLFQAVVLSSILGAGGAIVTNDRYDDNDWRVAAAQGGGEQIISIGNTVANKILGIQPTIEVSPGSRFNVIVNSDIILTPYK, via the coding sequence ATGGAGGAAAAGGAGAAAGAGATAGATAAAGTTGAAAAACCTGAACCTCAAGAGAAGATAAAAAAAGAGGTGGCAATAGGAGCTGCAATTCTTCTTGTGGTAGCTATAACTTATGGATTTTATGAAGCTTTAAAAAAACCTAAGAAAAAGGTGGCAAAAGCTGAAGCGAAAGAGAGCATAGAAAGTGATAGTGTAAGAAAGGACGGTGTTGAGGATCTGAATCTGCTTCTTGGATATGATGGAGTGGAGATAAAAAGATTAAAGATAGAATCTGAAAAAATTGAGACAAAACCTGAAGTAGGTGGCAGTGAGAATCAAAACATAATACCTCCGCCTGCTAAAACTATTCCTAATCCCTATGAAGAGCAAAAAGAACGCTATTACGAAAGATTGGTACAGGATGAAATAGCAGCGAGAAAAGCTAATATAGGGTTTCAAGATGAAAATAGAAACGAGCAGGATATGAATATATCTTTAGAAGGTGGCAAAAACAGCAGTAACGGGCAAATTTCAAACGACCAGCAAGAGAAAAAAGCCTTTTTAAACTCTGAACCGGGAAGAAAAAATTATAACCCTTATGAGGAGATGAGCTCTTTTTCTCCTTATGAGATTAAAGCTGGCTCTATTTTACCAGGAATTATGATAAGTGGGATAAACTCAGATTTACCTGGAACTATAATGGGTAATATTCGTGAAGATGTGTATGACACGGTTTCAGGTAACTATCTTCTTATTCCAAAGGGAACGAGAGTAGTTGGAACCTACGATAGTGCTATAACTTTTGGTCAATCAAGGATTCTTATTGTTTGGCAAAGATTAATATTTCCTAATGGTAACTCTTTAAATTTAGAGAACTTTCCAGGAGTTGATTTGTCGGGGTATGCAGGGGTAACTGGAAAAGTAAATAACCATACTTTTAAACTTTTTCAAGCTGTTGTACTTAGCTCTATTTTAGGAGCTGGAGGAGCTATTGTTACAAATGATAGATATGATGACAATGATTGGCGAGTAGCTGCAGCTCAAGGTGGCGGTGAGCAGATTATCTCTATTGGAAACACTGTGGCCAATAAAATCTTGGGAATTCAGCCAACTATTGAGGTATCTCCAGGAAGTAGATTCAATGTAATTGTAAATAGTGACATTATCTTAACGCCATATAAGTAG